The genomic interval ACCTGGAAGTTGGACATCATTTCCACCGCTTCTCCAGTTGGCTCAATCTCGGACCAGTCAAAAGGTAGACTGCGTCTAAGGCCTTCCTTGACCACCGGATCAATGGTGACATAGCTCCTGGTCAGGTAGATTGCGATCCAGTCTGGTGGGTAGGTCGTGCGCACGAACGGTGAGTCGATCTGCATATCCGCAGTCACGGTTTGCGCCATATGATAGGTCACATGACCAAGGCGATACCCATCACGCAGTTCAAAAACTGCCTTCTCGACATTCTCGGCTTTTTTGATTTCTCTGAAGATCGTTTCGCGCAGCAGAAGAAATCTGTCGGAAGTTTCGGTCATGGTCCGCTCTCAATTGCTTTCCTAAGTAATCGCAAAATCGATTTATTCGCGCAAGTCCTCTCGTACATATGTGCGAGGCAACTATACAAATAGCAATCATTGAGAGTAAATTGGTATCAATACACGATATACTTTAGCTATTCTCTGCAATCTTTGAATGCATCTATAGGTAGTATCGAAATTTGCGTAAACTTTTTGAGTTAATGCTCTGTTAACTGCAGGAAAACGGCCATATTGCGATAAAATTTGCCAGAAATTACGCCATTCTGGCGATTTGTGCGCCTAATAGAGAAGAAAGCGCTTTATCAAGAAGCAAGCATAAGAAACTTGAACGTCGCGACTGTTCCTCTGAGCAGATGCGCAAAAAACCCCAGAAGTTGAAATCTGAGGCCTTTTAAAACCGTGTTGCCGTGGAAAGGGAAATTTAATCGCTAAACCAATAGCGCATTTTATCTGTGAACAAACTCAATTAGGGCGCATCTGGTGCAGGAGATCTCAAGCCCAGATGACTTCTGCATCCAGTGTTTCGGGCAAACGAGACTGCATCTTGTGCTGATGTCTGGACGTTAGCAGCTCGATAAGGCACTCCAAGGGAACAGGTCGGGAATAAAGGAAGCCCTGATATTGATCGCAGTGATTCATGCGCAACCAAGCCAATTGGTCGATCGTTTCCACCCCTTCCGCAACGGCGGAAATACCGATCAGACGGCAGAGGGAGAGGATCAGATTGATCACAGAGCTCTGGTCTTCGATCATATTGACGAAGGAACGGTCCACCTTGAGGCTGGAGATGGGGTAATCCTGAATATAGGCGAGGTTGGAATAACCCGTGCCGAAGTCATCCACCGCTATGGAGAAGCCTGTACGGCACAAATCCATCAAAATGGCTTTGGCGTCAAAGCCGACACCCATGAGCATACTTTCGGTGATTTCGATTTCAAGCCTGTCGGTGGGGCAGCCTGTCTTGGCTAAACCCGCAGTCAGACGATTGACGAAATCGGGTCGTTCAAACTGCTTGGGTGAAATATTGATGGATATGGGAATGTCATAGCCCAACTCGGCAAGCCTTCTTTGGTCCCGTCCGGCGCGATCGGCAATCCAGTCGCCAGCCCGATGGATCAGGCCTGTATCTTCCAACGCTGCGATAAATTCACCGGGAAACACCAAGCCCTTCTCAGGATGCTGCCAGCGCATGAGAGCCTCGGCACTGACAACCTTCTGAGTCTGGCAATCGACCCGTGGCTGGTAATAGAGACAGAATTCGTTCTTTTCCACGGCACGCACAAGATCCTTCTCAAGCGCACGCTTGGCAAGGGCTGCGTGTTGCAGCGCAGGACGATAGAAGCGATAAGTGTTGCGGCCACTATCCTTGGCTTCATGCAAGGCAAGATCACAGTGACGAAGAAGTGTCGGCAAGTCTCTGCCATGTTCAGGGAACAGAGCAAGGCCAATACTGGCATTGGCGCTCAGTATATGATCACCCACGCGGCACTCCGCATTGATGGAGGCCAGAAGCATCTGACAGCGGTTATCAAGGTCTGATGTCGACGCATAGGGTTTGACAATAACAAATTCGTCACCGCCAAGGCGCGCGATCTGTTCGGTTTCGCTCAGTGACAGCTGAAGCAGGGACGCAACATGCTTGAGCAAGGCATCACCAGACGGATGCCCCAGCGTTTCATTGATCGATTTGAAATGATCAAGACCGATGACCATGAAGACAAGACGTTCATTGTCGCGAAACGCACTTTCGATCATGTCCGGATAATGAGAGTTGACATAGTTGCGGTTATGCAAGCCGGTCAACATGTCATAATGGGCAAGATAGCGAACGCGACTTTCCTTCTCCTTGAGCTCCGTCACATCGGATTCAGTGAGAATGAAAGCGGGCTGTCCGGTCGGGCCATCGAAGCAATTCATGCCTGTGATTTCGTGCCAGCGCTTGCCGTCCTTGGTCTTGACTTCGCATATCTTGGAAATCGAACGACCCTTTTTGATATTACGGATAAA from uncultured Cohaesibacter sp. carries:
- a CDS encoding EAL domain-containing protein; the encoded protein is MTRVPQKVTEKAVFSASDAMQLSIPLWVLDIETLRILWANDSACKLWQADSAEELMSRDLSADIGATVVERLQQYLEASRKSGQSFRELWTLYPEGKPCPYHIRICAHALPDGRFGLLFEASADVNRVPEQIRSAEALNHIPVCISLFNMSGQSLYKNPAALETYGDASLNLRGRFVKKSDYDRFIRNIKKGRSISKICEVKTKDGKRWHEITGMNCFDGPTGQPAFILTESDVTELKEKESRVRYLAHYDMLTGLHNRNYVNSHYPDMIESAFRDNERLVFMVIGLDHFKSINETLGHPSGDALLKHVASLLQLSLSETEQIARLGGDEFVIVKPYASTSDLDNRCQMLLASINAECRVGDHILSANASIGLALFPEHGRDLPTLLRHCDLALHEAKDSGRNTYRFYRPALQHAALAKRALEKDLVRAVEKNEFCLYYQPRVDCQTQKVVSAEALMRWQHPEKGLVFPGEFIAALEDTGLIHRAGDWIADRAGRDQRRLAELGYDIPISINISPKQFERPDFVNRLTAGLAKTGCPTDRLEIEITESMLMGVGFDAKAILMDLCRTGFSIAVDDFGTGYSNLAYIQDYPISSLKVDRSFVNMIEDQSSVINLILSLCRLIGISAVAEGVETIDQLAWLRMNHCDQYQGFLYSRPVPLECLIELLTSRHQHKMQSRLPETLDAEVIWA